TTCATTTCCCTGTACCGTGACTCGTACAGCTCCTGCGTGGTGCGTCCTCGGCTCTTTGGCATCTCCGCCTTGCAGCGAGACACTTGCTTCTGGCTGAGGCTATTTCCTggttccaccaggggactggtcGCCTTCCGCCTCCCTTAGTGGATTTTTCCATTGCCGCGTCGCAGGCTGCCTTGATCCTGGCGGATATGGCATCCGCGCAGGTGTTTGCCTCGCCTGTAATGGTGTTGGCATCCATGCAGTTTAGGAGCACCTCGTAGTTTAGGGTGTGTACCCTGTAGGCAGTTTCCCGGCTGGTTTGGTGAAGCTGATTTTGCCTCGTCTGGAAGACGATTGCCGCGTGATCGCTATAGGTGAGCAGGTGGGTGACTTCCCAGTAGCTGTTCCTGGTGAGCTCCGGACTAGCGAAGGTCAGGTCAATGTATGACTCACGGCCTGACTTGCTAAATGTGCATCTTCTTCCATCATTTAGTAGGCAGACATCCAGGGTGGAAAAGGCGTCAAGGATGATAGTTCCCCGCTGGGTCGTTCTCGTACTCCCCCAGGCTGTGGACCATGCATTAAAGTCTCCAGCGATTATCACCGGTGATCTTCCGCGAGCATCTTGAGCGATCTCCTGCACTATCTCCCTGAACTCGTCTGTGTGCAAGCTCGGGGCTAGGTAGCAACTGTATATGGTTGTCCCTTGAAACTTAGCCCTGGCATAGCCAGGCCTAGTCGCCCTCTGCGCTAGGTGGCCCGGGGGCTGCCCGCAGCTCCAAATGGCTGCGCCGCCATTGGTGCTTTGCTGCCAGACTCCTTCTGGTTTTGGCCGGTAGGGCTCGCTCAGTATAGTGACGTCAATGTTCTGCTCGCTGACCGTCTGGGACAGTAGATCTTGGGCTGATCTACAGTGGTTAAGGTTGAGTTGAAGAACCTTAACCATTGATATTGTTTTTGGCCGCCTTCACGTACTCGGGGCAGATCCTGCTCAGGGTCGCGTGCTCTGAATGCATCTGGGCTTGCCCTGGCACGTATAGTGCTTGTGGCTGGTGCCTCCACATTTGAAACATGCTTCCTGTGTGGCTTTGGCCGTAGCTTCAGAAGCGCGGCATCTTGCCGAGGTATGACCGAAGCCCATGCATTTATAGCAGCGCCTCGGCTCCAATTTCTCCCGGATGCGGCATACTACCCATCCAATTCGGATCTTGCCCTTCTCGAGCAGTCTCCGCGCGTGCTCGGGTTTCAGGCTTACCGTCGCAATTTGCGTTCCTCCAAACGCTTTCCGCATTCTGGACGCAGCGTCGCTTGGGATGTCGCAGTCCTCTCCGGCAAATAGTGCCATTGTGACTTCCTTTCCGCTGGTCAAGTCATCAAGATCACGGATCTCCACCTGGACCGTCTCCTGCATGACGGTCACCTCCGCCTTGCCGGAGATGGCCGTTTTGAGGGCCGCTTGCAGTTGCCGTGTGAATGGGTCGAGGGACTTCTGCATCCGTACAAGGAGTCCGCCATTGGCAGTCCTTCGCAGGCCTTGCACGCCTTCCTTGAGTCCTTGGAGTGAGGGCTCCGTCTTAACAATCCTCAGCATGTCTGCATAGGATCCTTCACTACACTTAATCAGGATAGCATCGGAGCGCTGCTTCCTGGGCTTCATGGTGCGAGGGGCATGCTCCCCTTTTTGGGCTCTGCTCTCCGCCATTGCGTGGGGGGCTTTGGGCTTTGGTTTGTGCTTGACACACAGTTACACGGCTGCTCGCGGGTGTAGCACTAGGGGCCGTGCCAGACAGCGTGGGGGTGGTCTGCTGGCTTGCGCAAGCCGTGGTGCCCTTGGTGTGGCTGCCGGCCAATGACGCGCTGATTTCAAGCTGCAGCTTCTTCATAGCGATCATCGCGTCGATCGTCCCCTGCGTAACGTGGAGGACCaccttcttgttgttgcctttcgTGTCGGTGAACTTGGTCACCATTTCGTCCAGCATTGCGCCCAGTCTCTCTACTAGAACGGCCGTGTTTGCTTCGACCCTTTGCTTCTTGTTGGCCCCCGTTTGCTTTCCATCAGGACTCGCTGCATCGCGGCATCTCTTGGAAGTGGCCACCTCTTTATCTTCCTCGCCGAAGGTGAATATCGGCGCATGCACTTTCGGGGGCGCTGACATCGGGTGCGTCTCGTTGCTGCCCGCGGGTGGCGAGTGGTGCACCTTTTGCTTCGTCCTTTGGAAGCTTAGCAGGAGCTCCTCCTCGGCTCTCGCTATCGCTAGGGCCTGGGTCTCATCGTCCCGGCCTGTTGGCTTAGCCTTGCTCATCGCACCTGCTCCTTTTTTGGGATCCCTCGGTGCACAGGGATTTCCCCCAGCGGATGCTTGATGGGAGTTATACCGCTCCTTCTCGGTCCCCAGAGCCCCTTTTGAGGCCGCCGCAGCGGAGGGGTTGGATGATGGCCAGATCCGCGGCcttctgccttttttttcccaaatgggGCCAGGTGCGGAAACTGGGACCGTGTAGGTTGGCCTTCCAGCTGTTCGTGCAAGTTGCGGGTTAAATTAAAAGGCCAACACTTGGCttagcttttaatttaaattttcgaatTTGCGCGGGCTGTTCTCGTTTCCCAACACTACTAGAGGTAGGGCGGGAAGCTTGGCCGCGAGCGCTTTCCAACACTAAATGTGTCGTGCTGTTAAGCGCGGCTGTAGAAGCTCCTGCGTTGGCGTTGCGCAACACTACGATCAGCTGCGATCAgctgtgcgtgtgtgccaAAAGAAAACGCGGGGAAAAAAGGCTCGTGGAAAGTGGAAACCGCGAAAGAGTAGTGAAAGTGGAAGGCGTTTAGCTGGGAAGAGAGGTGAGAGATTCCCCCTCCCCTTACCACCAAGTTCCTGCGGCGGGCTGGCTGCCGGGACTTTTGGGCGTCTGGAGCCCAGTGAACGCCAAACTCCAGGCACGATCCGGgtgatgtgtgcgtgtgtgagtgtgtgtgtgtgtatggcatCATGccgggtgttttttttttttttttgtattcaatataatttatttattatttacaactataaataacaattacaaCTATAGTATATAGTGTGCAATTTTATCTCATCCTCTCTCGCGGACGAAACCGTGGCCCTCACTGTGCGGTACTGCCgcaaagcattgcttcgcacaGTGGCAGGCCGCTTAGCTCATCCGCTCGTTCCTGCCCCTCTCCAGGAGCCTGAGTGACTTCATCACCTTCGCCGCGAATTCCGCCGTCGCTTCCCACGTCCTTGGGCTCTCCAGCATTAGCGGCACCAGCGTGCCTACACTGATCTCCATTCCTGCTACCGCCTCCAGCGCTGCCCTTTCTTCGGCACTCGAAGACGACGTGGCGGCCATCTTCTTGTACGCCGGATCCGCACTCCGGACAGCCGTCCTCGTTCTCGTGGCCGAACCTCTTGAGGTAGCTACGGAAGCAGCCATGCCCGCTCAGCACCTGGGTCaggtagaaatccacttgCCCGTGCTTCCTCTCCATCCATCCCTCAATGTATGGGATCAAGCTGTACGTCCATCTCGCTTTGGACGAGGCGTCCCATCTGGCTTGTCAGCTCTCGTAGCTCTTTCCTCTAGCCACTATCTTGGCCTCGGACTTCGCGGCGCGATCTGGCCTATGGTGCCCACGGAGCGCGTTGCGCAGCTCAGCCTTCTCGCGGACCAACTCCCTCAGAGGGACCAATCCCGCTATCACAAGCGCGGCGTCGTCCGAGACCGTCCTGAATGCGCTTGCCACTCGGACAGCGCACAGTCTATATGTAGACTCCGCTCCCCGCATATAGGACTTGGTCTCGACGGCTTCAGCCCACACCGGTGCCGCGTACAGCAACTGGGAGGTTACGACGCTAGTCAGCAGCTTCCTGATGGTTTGCTTAGGTCCTCTGGTGTTAAGGAGTATCCGAGACAGGCTTCCTGCCGTCCTACTCTCCTTCTTCTGGgcgtactccaggtgctccttaAATGATAGCCGGGTGTCAATCAGAacgccgaggtattttattgcCCTCTGCGATCTAATCACGGCTCCGCCAACTCGGATCTCGGCCGTTTCCACGGTCTTCCTACTCGATATCAGGACTGCCCCCGTCTTTTGCGCCGCTAGCTCCAGGCCCGCACTCGCGAGCCACGATTCGATCGATGTGATCGCATCGTTTGCCAGAGCTTCTGCTGCGGTGCGCTCCTTGGCGACTACGACCACCGCTACGTCGTCAGCGAAGCCCACAACGGTCGTGCCACTGGGCATTGGGAGCCGCAGGACGAAGTCGTACATGgtattccagagcaggggtcccagCACGGAGCCCTGAGGGACTCCGGCGGAGACTTCGTATGCTCTAGAACCCATATCCGTGGCCGCTGTGAGTACTCTCTCGCTGAAGTAGCTTCGTGCTATCCTCATGAGGTACCCTGGGATATTTAGGGCGGCGAGGGACTCCAACGTTCGGTTCCAGTTCGCGGTGTTAAAAGCGTTCCTTATGTCTAGCGTTACCACTAGACAGTAGCTTTTGGAGCCGCCTTTCCACCTCTTACCGGCGATGGCCGATTCGGCTATTCCCGTCACCGCCTCGATGGCGTCCAGTGTTGACTTTCCTTCCTAAACCCAAACTGGTTTGGGGAGAGACCACCGGCCTCCTCGATGGCAGCAGTCAGTCTGGCTGAGATGATCCGCTCGAATACCTTTCCGGTGGTGTCGGTGAGGCAGATGGGCCTATACGAGGATGGCTCCCCCTGCGGCTTGCCCGGCTTGGCGAGTAGCAGTAGCTTCTGCCTCTTCCACCTCTCCGGAAAGGTCCCCTCCTCCAAGCACTTGGAGTACAGGGTGGCGAACACCCTCGGGTGTAATGCGATGGACAGCTTCAACGCTCTGTTAGGTACAGCGTCCGGCCCCGGCGCCTTCTTGGGGGGCACGCTGTTACCCATCTGGATCACCTCCGCTTCCGAGACTTCGCAGGCGTCGTTTGGGAGACGCTCCGCACTGGGCTCCATGGTCACCGGAGATCCTGTCGGGAAGAGCGCTCGCACGATGCCGTCCAAGGCTTCGGGGTCCGATGGAGGTGTACTGCCGGCTCTCAGCCCTTTGACTACCATCCTATACGCTCCGCCCCAGGGGTCGTCCTCCGCCTGGTCGCAGAGTTGCAGGAAACGGTCCCTCTTAGCGTCCCTTATGGCCGTCTTGAGGGCCTTCTTTGCCGTCCTTTAGGCCTCGCTAAGCTCTACGACTCGTGAGGTGCCGCGCGCACGGGTCAGCTGCCTCCGGGCTCGAAGGCAGGTGCTCCTGAGGTCGGCGATCACATCGCTCCACCAGAACACCGGCCTATGGTTCCTCCGGAACGAGCCTCTCTGATGCATGCTCTGGTCACAGGCATGCTCCAGGGTTGTTGCGATGCGGTTCGCCATCTCGTTGGCTCCACCCGTCGCTTCGGCCGCCATGCCGTCCAGCTCGTTTGTGAACGCCTGCGTGCAGTCTCCTCCGACTATGACTTTGGGCCTCCCACGAAGATCTCAGCTTAGGTCGTCCAGGATCCCACTGAACACCTCCAGTGGGAGACTAGGCGCCAAGTAGCAGCTATAGATACAGTAGCCACCAACTTCCGCCCGGACGAATCCGTCTGCTACCAGGATGTTGGACATGCGCAGCCGCCTGTCTCCGCAGAGCCAAAGGGCCGCCTTGCCAGAGCGGTCCTTGGCCCACTCTCCTCCCACGCTCGCCctgtatggctcgctgagTATGGCCACATCCGCCGCTACCTCGCGCACCGTCTGCATCAGCAGGTCCTGGGCCGCTCTGCAGTGATTTAGGTTGagctgaatcaactgcatacGGTCCTTGAAGTGTCGGTACCGCCTTTTCCGGCCTGGCGGCTTTTGCTGCCGGGTCGAACGTTGGCCTCTCCGGAGCTCGCTGGACGGATCACTGGCTCCTTCTAGCAGGCCACTGCCTTGTGGCCTGCTTCGCCGCACTTCATGCAGCAGCCGCCCATATCCACCAGGCTCTTACACCTAATGGCGATGTGGCCAAGCTCCAGCCATCTGAAGCAGCGGGAAGGGCCCTCGCGCTCCCGCACTCTACATATGGTTCAGCCTATGCGGACTTTGCCGCGCCGCCTGACCTCCTTCGCCATCGAGCATGGCAGGCTGAAGACCGCCGTTTTGGAATCCCCGTACCCGGGGCGGAGGCTTCGTATCCTCACTGCTCCGTCGCTGAGCTGGTATTGCTCCGCGAGGGAGGTACGGATCTCCTTCTCCGTCGCGATCGCGTCGAGGTTGCGTATCTCGAAGACGCAGACCTTCGACTCCTCCGTTAGGGCTCGCACTTCCGCAGCGTCGCCCAGGACCCTGGAGATGCTGTCCCTCATGGACTCAGCGCTCTCTGTGCTCCCTCTGGCTACCTCTAGGAGTAAATTCCCCCTAGCCGTCCGACGAACCTTGGTGACAGCCCCTCCGAGATCGGTCAGCTGCCTGTCCTCCCTTCTCGTGACCAGGGCCAGGATCTCGCTGTAGCTCTTCCCTGGAGCTTCCACTACCACCGCGTCTGGGCGTGCTCTGCAAGTCTGATTCCTATTTTTAGCCACTGTGCTCCACGAATTCCCGGTAGTCACAGGCTCGGGTTCAGGTGGCCTTACTACACTCTCATGCCGCCGCTCCGGTACCCGAGGCATCGCTGGGGCATCAGCTCCGGCTATGCCGTCCTGTTGGCTGACCCTTCTCCACGGGTCAGTCTGGACTGCCCGATCTTTCCTTGGGACTACCGCCGTATGTTGTGCCTTGCTTTCTACCAGCTTCCCGGCTGATAGAATATGGGAGCATCTGCAGCATACGCTCTCCGGCTCACTCATTCTCTCTGGCTCCACTGCCGACTGCTCGATGCCAGTTTTGAGCTTCCGCATCCCTGCTATCATCGCCTTCATTAATATGGCGCACCTGCTTCTCATGCACCAGACTGTGGAGTTCGTCCAGCAGCTTTCCCAGCTTGGTGACTCACTCGTTGCGAGTGAGGGTCCTCTCCTGCTTAACCTCGACGACGGCCTCCTCCTGGGCGGCTTTGCTTCTCTTTGGAAGCGTACCCTTTGAACCGCTCGTCGGGCTGGCCGGGTCTCTGCCCCTCTTGACCGAGTCGGTGGGATCGCCGACCGCACTCCTCTCCGGCGCCGGGGGTGGCACGAGGGGTGGGGAATGGGCCAACGTCTCCCTTGCTCTTCTCTTCCTTCTGGCTTGGTGCATTACCTAGCGTGGCGGCCAAGTCAGCCACCGCCGCGACAGGGTGTGTTGGAGTGTTAggtagggcctccagaatccttgCCCTAACCGTGGAAATTCCcacgggtggatttccactaTTGTGACTGCCACCTGGACTATTTGAGTTATTCTCTGACATTCCAAAAATAAGTGCATTGTCGCCCAATGCtaggctgcattttatacctcctgccaggtGTTAaagctgccggccactatggctcagacgcagaccagaTAGCCGCCCACTTTGGGTTAGACGCTAGCTGGATTTTTGGGTGCAGCTGGGGCCTGCTCCTAGGCTTGATCATCTGCCGGCATCTATGGCACAGACGCAGATCACTTAACCGCCCATTGTGGGACAGACGCTACGTGGAGGGGAGGGGAGGGGTGGCATGTGCACTTCCGAGGTCCCTCGTTGGCCAGGGGTTTCCCCGTGACTAAGCAGGTGGGAGTTTTACCGCTCctgctcggtcgccagagccccgttTACAGGTGTACCGTATAGCGGTGGGGTTGGCTATTGGTCTGCTCCCTGACCTTTACCACCTTACTTATCCTCTGTGCGAgccttgggtttgggtttACACCCGTTTCCGCTACCTCCTGCCAAGGATCAAGAGCAGCAGTCCTGAAAGCAATGctacattttgcatttgcagaTCGCATATGCACGTCGTGGCAGGTAGCTTTTGTCTGCGCGACAGCTGGCACGATGGCGCCACCTGCCGGTCGGTTTGCACAGCGCCGCCTGGTGGCAGCGGAGTGTTGCCAGACCTGTGCAGTGTTCGACTCAGCTGATCTCGCCCACAGCTGACGTGACTGGTATATGTTGCGGGGGCAGCCACATTTGCCACGAGAGAGAAGTTCGCGAacggaggcaacaacaaccatgaAGGTTGTCGCGGGAAATATTCTCACCGCTCTCACCGCTGGCCCAGATCTACGGTTTTGGATCGGACTCCCTGGATCATCCATGGACACCACGGGGGTGACGTCGCAGGTGAGCAATCTCAGCTGCTGGATCCCTCCGAGCCGttgtcctgtcccaacggacgccgcgctgctggatttttccgagtgtgggcgtggctgctggattattccgagccctctgagcaATCCTGCCGCAGGATTCTTCTGGgcgaggattcggggctggctgctggactttctccgagccagtggtcccgctgctggattcttccgagcgtggacacaggccattggctgctggattcctccgagcttttgtcctgccccgaaggcgccccgctgctggatcactccgagcgtgggcgtgggcgtggcagctggataattccgggtcgctcgtcccgccgctggataattccgggcgcggacgcgggcttgaccgctggacTAATATTTGCACGTGATTATTTGGCCAGGGAAActgggcgacccggaatagtccagcggtcaagcccgcgtccgcacccggaattatccagcggcgggacgagcgacccggaattatccagctgccacgcccacgcccacgcttggagtgatccagcagcggggcgccttcggggcaggacgAAGGCTCGGAGGagtccagcagccaaggcctgtgtccacgctcggaagaatccagcagcgggaccactggcTCGGAGAAAATTCAGCAAAAAATCCGGCTTTTACCCGCACCTGGAATTACTCCGGTGCTACGGGAAAAGcaggaggggaattggtcactgccggggaggggcgccggcccgcgATCGAATACAGGGAAAACGCGCAATTTGATTTAGGCACATGTTTTCTATTTGGTACTTTTATTCGGGAAAATAACTTCTGGCGGCGGGTGTGGGATAAATCCCCAATAtacttaatggccggcggccatgctcaccctggCTGGATATCCTTGGAGGTCCTGCAGTATAATTTGGTCCcgacgcggacacgcggttTTGGCACTTAGACTTTTTCACTTGCGGAGCGGCACGACTTGCGCGATGGAGAATTTTGCGAGAATTAATTGACCTAATTTCCGCAGTGTGGTCGTGACCTAATATCTGCCGAcagcgctgccgcgatcgatCTTGGCTTGCCAGATGCTGATACTATCGCtgacagcgttgccacttgTGCGCGTAACTTCAAAAGCTTTGTGCTCGTTTTGAACttcccttcgcggggtttatttggTTCCATGCcgttggcttcatgccgggtgatgtgtgcgtgtgtgagtgtgtgtgtgtgtatggcatCATGccgggtgtttttttttttttttttgtattcaatataatttatttattatttacaactataaataacaattacaaCTATAGTATATAGTGTGCAATTTTATCTCATCCTCTCTCGCGGACGAAACCGTGGCCCTCACTGTGCGGTACTGCCgcaaagcattgcttcgcacaGTGGCAGGCCGCTTAGCTCATCCGCTCGTTCCTGCCCCTCTCCAGGAGCCTGAGTGACTTCATCACCTTCGCCGCGAATTCCGCCGTCGCTTCCCACGTCCTTGGGCTCTCCAGCATTAGCGGCACCAGCGTGCCTACACTGATCTCCATTCCTGCTACCGCCTCCAGCGCTGCCCTTTCTTCGGCACTCGAAGACGACGTGGCGGCCATCTTCTTGTACGCCGGATCCACACTCCGGACAGCCGTCCTCGTTCTCGTGGCCGAACCTCTTTAGGTAGCTACGGAAGCAGCCATGCCCGCTCAGCACCTGGGTCaggtagaaatccacttgCCCGTGCTTCCTCTCCATCCATCCCTCAATGTATGGGATCAAGCTGTACGTCCATCTCCCTTTGGACGAGGCGTCCCATCTGGCTTGTCAGCTCTCGTAGCTCTTTCCTCTAGCCACTATCTTGGCCTCGGACTTCGCGGCGCGATCTGGCCTATGGTGCCCACGGAGCGCGTTGCCCAGCTCAGCCTTCTCGCGGACCAACTCCCTCAGAGGGACCAATCCCGCTATCACAAGCGCGGCGTCGTCCGAGACCGTCCTGAATGCGCTTGCCACTCGGACAGCGCATAGTCTGTATGCAGACTCCGCACCCCGCATGTAGGACTTGGTCTCGACGGCTTCAGCCCACACCGGTGCCGCGTACAGCATCTGGGAGGTTGCGACGCTAGTCAGCAGCTTCCTGATGGTCTGCTTAGGTCCTCTGGTGTTGAGGAGTATCCGCGAGAGGCTTCCTGCCGTCTTGCTGGCCTTCTTCTGGGCGTACTCCAAGTGCTCCTTGAACGATAGCCGGGTGTCGATCAGAacgccgaggtattttattgaCCTCTGCGATATGATCACGGCTCCGCCAACTCGGATCTCGGCCGTTTCCACGGTCTTCCGGCTCGATATCAGGACTGCCTCCGTCTTTTGCGCCGCTAGCTCCAGGCCCGCACTCGCGAGCCGCGATTCGATCGATGTGATCGCATCGTTTGCCAGAGCTTCTGCTGCGGTGCGCTCCTTGGCGACTACGACCACCGCTACGTCGTCAGCGAAGCCCACAACGGTCGTGCCACTGGGCATTGGGAGCCGCAGGACGAAGTCGTACATGgtattccagagcaggggtcccagCACGGAGCCCTGAGGGACTCCGGCGGAGACTTCGTATGCTCTAGAACCCATATCCGTGGCCGCTGTGAGCACTCTCTCGCTGAAGTAGCTTCGTGCTATCCTCATGAGGTACCCTGGGATATTTAGGGCGGCGAGGGACTCCAACGTTCGGTTCCAGTTCGCGGTGTTAAAAGCGTTCCTTATGTCTAGCGTTACCACTAGACAGTAGCTTTTGGAGCCGCCTTTCCACCTCTTACCGGCGATGGCCGATTCGGCTATTCCCGTCACCGCCTCGATGGCGTCAAGTGTTGACTTTCCTTCCTAAACCCAAACTGGTTTGGGGAGAGACCACCGGCCTCCTCGATGGCAGCAGTCAGTCTGGCTGAGATGATCCGCTCGAATACCTTTCCGGTGGTGTCGGTGAGGCAGATGGGCCTATACGAGGATGGCTCCCCCTGCGGCTTGCCCGGCTTGGCGAGTAGCAGTAGCATCTGCCTCTTCCACCTCTCCGGAAAGGGGTCGTCCTCCGCCTGGTCGCAGAGTTGCAGGAAACGGTCCCTCTTAGCGTCCCTTATGGCCGTCTTGAGGGCCTTCCTCGCCGTCCTGTAGGCCTCGCTAAGCTCTACGACTCGTGAGGTGCCGCGCGCACGGGTCAGCTGCCTCCGGGCTCGAAGGCAGGTGCTCCTGAGGTCGGCGATCACATCGCTCCACCAGAACACCGGCCTATGGTTCCTCCGGAACGAGCCTCTCTGACGCATGCTCTGGTCACAGGCATGCTCCAGGGTTGTTGCGATGCAGTTCGCCATCTCGTTGGCTCCACCCGTCGCTTCGGCCGCCATGCCGTCCAGCGCGTTTGTGAACGCCTGCGTGCAGTCTCCTCCGACTATGACTTTGGGCCTCCCACGAAGATCTCAGCTTAGGTCGTCCAGGATCCCACTGAACACCTCCAGTGGGAGACTAGGCGCCAAGTAGCAACTATAGATACAGTAGCCACCAACTTCCGCCCGGACGAATCCGTCTGCTACCAGGATGTTGGACATGCGCAGCCGCCTGTCTCCGCAGAGCCAAAGGGCCGCCTTGCCAGAGCGGTCCTTGGCCCACTCTCCTCCCACGCTCGCCctgtatggctcgctgagTATGGCCACATCCTCCGCTACCTCGCGCACCGTCTGCATCAGCAGGTCCTGGGCCGctctgcagtgattcaggttgagctgaatcaactgcatacGGTCCTTGAAGTGTCGGTACCGCCTTTTCCGGCCTGGCGGCTTTTGCTGCCGGGTCGAACGTTGGCCTCTCCGGAGCTCGCTGGACGGATCACTGGCTCCTTCTAGCAGGCCACTGCCTTGTGGCCTGCTTCGCCGCACTTCATGCAGCAGCCGCCCTTATCCACCAGGCTCTTACACCTAATGGCGATGTGGCCAAGCTCCAGGCATCTGAAGCAGCGGGAAGGGCCCTCGCGCTCCCGCACTCTACATATGGTTCAGCCAATGCGGACTTTGCCGCGCCGCCTGACCTCCTTCGCCATCGAGCATGGCAGGCTGAAGACCGCCGTTTTGGAATCCCCGTACCCGGGGCGGAGGCTTCGTATCCTCACTGCTCCGTCGCTGAGCTGGTATTGCTCCGCGAGGGCGGTACGGATCTCCTTCTCCGTCGCGATCGCGTCGAGGTTGCGTATCTCGAAGACGCAGACCTTCGACTCCTCCGTTAGGGCTCGCACTTCCGCAGCGTCGCCCAGGACCCTGGAGATGCTGTCCCTCATGGACTCAGCGCTCTCTGTGCTCCCTCTGGCTACCTCGAGGAGTAAATTCCCCCTAGCCGTCCGACGAACCTTGGTGACAGCCCCTCCGAGATCGGTCAGCTGCCTGTCCTCCCTTCTCGTGACCAGGGCCAGGATCTCGCTGTAGCTCTTCCCTGGAGCTTCCACTACCACCGCGTCTGGGCGTGCTCTGCGAGTCTGATTCCTCTTTTTAGCCACTGTGCTCCACGAGTTCCCGGCAGTCACAGGCTCGGGTTCAGGTGGCCTTACTACACTCTCATGCCGCCGCTCCGGTACCCGAGGCATCGCTGGGGCATCAGGCCTTGCCTTTTTGGCACCGTTTCTCGGTGCTGTAGGGGCTGTGGCACGGGCTGTGGCCTGGGCTGGAGGGGCTCGCCTCTGCCTGGGGACGTCACTAGCCCCGGCTATGCCGTCCTGTTGGCTGACCCTTCTCCACGGGTCAGTCTGGACTGCCCGATCTTTCCTTAGGACTACCGCCGTCTGTTGTGCCTTGCTTTCTACCAGCTTCCCGGCTGATAGAATATGGGAGCATCTGCAGCATACGCTCTCCGGCTCACTCATTCTCTCTGGCTCCACTGCCGACTGCTCGATGCCGGTTTTGAGCTTCCGCATCCCTGCTATCATCGCCTTCATTGCGATGTTAATATGGCGCACCTGCTTCTCATGCACCAGACTGTGGAGTTCGTCCAGCAGCTTTCCCAGCTTGGTGACTCACTCGTTGCGAGTGAGCGTCCTCTCCTGCTTAACCTCGACGACGGCCTCCTCCTGGGCGGCTTTGCTTCTCTTTGGAAGCGTACCCTTTGAACCGCTCGTCGGGCTGGCCGGGTCTCTGCCCCTCTTGACCGAGTCGGTGGGATCGCCGACCGCACTCCTCTCCGGCGCCGGGGGTGGCACGAGGGGTGGGGAATGGGCCAACAGGCTGCTCTTCCTGAAAGCCGCCGCGTCTCCCTTGCTCTTCTCTTCCTTCTGGCTTGGTGCATTACCTAGCGTGGCGGCCAagtcagccaccgccacgACAGGGTGTGTTGGAGTGTTAggtagggcctccagaatccttgCCCTAACCGTGGAAATTCCcacgggtggatttccactattgtggctgccacctggacTATTTGAGTTATTCTCTGACATTCCAAAAATAAGTGCATTGTCGCCCAATGCtaggctg
Above is a genomic segment from Drosophila kikkawai strain 14028-0561.14 chromosome 3R, DkikHiC1v2, whole genome shotgun sequence containing:
- the LOC138928975 gene encoding uncharacterized protein, with amino-acid sequence MQLIQLNLNHCRAAQDLLMQTVREVAADVAILSEPYRASVGGEWAKDRSGKAALWLCGDRRLRMSNILVADGFVRAEVGGYCIYSCYLAPSLPLEVFSGILDDLS
- the LOC138928982 gene encoding uncharacterized protein, giving the protein MQLIQLNLNHCRAAQDLLMQTVREVAEDVAILSEPYRASVGGEWAKDRSGKAALWLCGDRRLRMSNILVADGFVRAEVGGYCIYSCYLAPSLPLEVFSGILDDLS